A genome region from Geobacter pickeringii includes the following:
- the fliR gene encoding flagellar biosynthetic protein FliR, whose amino-acid sequence MFPLTTPFPTPNDVAFFALVMGRMAGIFSSIPLFGGRRVPMNIRALVVVAMTFVCYPIVRMKAPELPGDMLGLGILVVRETLVGISLGLLSLIVFAAVEFCGQIVGVQIGLSMVTEFDPSQGGQQSIISIFQEMMATLLFITLGVHHVFIAALVESFSVLPLGSWHMSDGLMKFLIVTLGQVFILAVKLAAPVMVALLATSVVLGIMARSFPQMNVFFVSMPLNIGIGFIILSLSLYFFLHSVQGAFDTLGPQLKTIMKLMGTG is encoded by the coding sequence ATGTTCCCCCTGACCACACCATTTCCGACGCCGAACGACGTCGCCTTCTTCGCCCTCGTCATGGGGCGGATGGCGGGTATCTTCTCGTCGATCCCCCTCTTCGGCGGGCGGCGGGTGCCGATGAACATCCGGGCCCTCGTCGTCGTCGCCATGACCTTCGTCTGCTATCCCATCGTCAGGATGAAGGCCCCCGAACTGCCGGGGGACATGCTCGGCCTCGGCATTCTCGTGGTCCGGGAGACCCTGGTGGGGATCAGTCTCGGGCTCCTCTCCCTCATCGTTTTCGCCGCGGTGGAGTTCTGCGGCCAGATCGTGGGGGTCCAGATCGGCCTCTCCATGGTGACGGAATTCGACCCGAGCCAGGGGGGGCAGCAGTCGATCATCTCCATCTTCCAGGAGATGATGGCGACGCTCCTCTTCATCACCCTCGGCGTCCACCACGTCTTCATCGCGGCCCTGGTCGAAAGCTTCAGTGTCCTCCCCCTCGGCTCATGGCACATGAGCGACGGACTCATGAAATTCCTCATCGTCACCCTGGGGCAGGTCTTCATCCTGGCGGTGAAGCTGGCCGCCCCGGTGATGGTGGCCCTCCTCGCCACGAGCGTCGTCCTCGGCATCATGGCCCGCTCCTTTCCCCAGATGAACGTCTTCTTCGTCAGCATGCCGCTCAACATCGGCATCGGCTTCATCATCCTCAGCCTCTCCCTCTACTTCTTCCTCCACTCCGTGCAGGGGGCCTTCGACACCCTCGGCCCCCAACTGAAGACCATCATGAAGCTCATGGGGACGGGGTAG
- the fliQ gene encoding flagellar biosynthesis protein FliQ, whose product MNPDLVVQLTRRSFEVTLMLSAPLLIAGLVVGLLISIFQAVTSIQEATLAFAPKIIAVMVALVIFFPWMMSYMSDFTREIYALIATMRQ is encoded by the coding sequence ATGAATCCCGACCTCGTCGTCCAGCTCACCCGCCGCAGCTTCGAAGTGACCCTCATGCTCTCGGCCCCCCTTCTCATCGCCGGCCTCGTGGTGGGGCTCCTCATCAGCATCTTCCAGGCGGTCACCTCCATCCAGGAGGCGACCCTGGCCTTCGCGCCGAAGATCATCGCCGTCATGGTGGCGCTGGTCATCTTCTTCCCATGGATGATGAGCTACATGAGCGACTTCACGCGGGAGATATACGCCCTGATCGCCACCATGAGACAGTAA
- the fliP gene encoding flagellar type III secretion system pore protein FliP (The bacterial flagellar biogenesis protein FliP forms a type III secretion system (T3SS)-type pore required for flagellar assembly.), with product MLKRVFLISALLILVCVPTVLAVEPAGIPTLSIGVGKASKPGDVSSVLQIFFLMTVLSLAPGLIMMTTSFTRIVVVLSFLRQAIGTQQAPPNQIIVALSLFLTFFVMSPVWQQVNTQAIQPYRAAQISQDEAMKRAMVPMRKFMLSQTREKDLALFLNLSKMPRPRNADDIPTLTLIPAFMISELRTAFQIGFLVFIPFLVIDMVVASVLMSMGMMMLPPVMIALPFKILLFVLVDGWGLVIGSLIKSFG from the coding sequence ATGCTGAAACGCGTTTTTCTCATATCCGCGCTTTTGATCCTTGTCTGCGTCCCGACGGTCCTGGCCGTAGAGCCCGCCGGCATCCCCACCCTCAGCATCGGCGTGGGAAAGGCCTCCAAGCCGGGAGACGTCTCCTCCGTCCTCCAGATCTTCTTCCTCATGACGGTGCTCTCCCTGGCGCCGGGGCTCATCATGATGACCACCTCCTTCACCCGGATCGTGGTGGTCCTCTCGTTCCTGCGCCAGGCCATCGGCACCCAGCAGGCGCCGCCGAACCAGATCATCGTAGCCCTGTCGCTCTTTCTCACCTTCTTCGTCATGAGCCCGGTCTGGCAGCAGGTGAACACCCAGGCGATCCAGCCCTACCGGGCGGCCCAGATCAGCCAGGACGAGGCGATGAAGCGGGCCATGGTGCCGATGCGCAAGTTCATGCTCTCCCAGACCCGGGAGAAGGATCTGGCGCTCTTCCTCAACCTCTCCAAGATGCCCCGGCCCCGCAACGCCGACGACATCCCGACCCTCACCCTCATCCCGGCCTTCATGATCTCGGAGCTGCGGACCGCCTTCCAGATCGGCTTCCTGGTCTTCATCCCGTTCCTCGTGATCGACATGGTGGTCGCCTCGGTCCTCATGTCCATGGGGATGATGATGCTCCCGCCGGTCATGATCGCACTGCCGTTCAAGATCCTGCTCTTCGTCCTCGTGGATGGCTGGGGGCTGGTGATCGGCTCCCTCATCAAGAGTTTCGGGTAG
- the fliO gene encoding flagellar biosynthetic protein FliO, whose protein sequence is MRSLTALAATALIPAASALAADQQLAGGGFSMMGAFLQMLASLALVLGIIYLVYYLSNRLFRVGGAQRVAERHIRVVETRYLAPKKSLVLVEVGGEFLLLGSSGDRLNFIKQIDILEEIEVVDEEPARPPLAMLFQGKLDAVAARLATMKQGRADAPRSPLRQS, encoded by the coding sequence GTGAGATCCCTCACGGCGCTCGCCGCCACTGCGCTCATCCCCGCCGCTTCGGCTCTGGCGGCGGATCAGCAGCTGGCTGGGGGAGGATTCAGCATGATGGGGGCCTTCCTCCAGATGCTCGCCTCCCTGGCGCTGGTTCTCGGCATTATCTACCTCGTCTACTACCTCTCCAATCGCCTGTTCCGGGTGGGTGGGGCGCAGCGTGTCGCCGAGCGGCATATCCGGGTCGTGGAGACCCGCTACCTGGCGCCGAAGAAGTCCCTGGTCCTCGTGGAGGTGGGGGGAGAGTTCCTTCTCCTCGGCTCCAGCGGCGACCGGCTCAATTTCATCAAACAGATCGACATCCTGGAAGAGATCGAGGTGGTGGACGAGGAACCCGCCCGCCCGCCGCTGGCCATGCTCTTCCAGGGGAAGCTCGACGCCGTGGCCGCCCGGCTCGCGACGATGAAGCAGGGACGGGCCGACGCGCCCCGCTCCCCCCTGCGCCAATCCTAA
- the fliN gene encoding flagellar motor switch protein FliN: MSDLEKEEVKDGAGTEDLDRKSLEFILDIPLQLTVELGRTKMLVKDVLQLSQGAVVELTKLAGEPLDVFVNSKLVARGEAVVVNEKFGVRLVDIVSPNERVEKVL; the protein is encoded by the coding sequence GTGAGCGACCTCGAAAAGGAAGAAGTGAAGGACGGGGCGGGCACCGAAGACCTCGACCGGAAGAGTCTGGAATTCATACTCGATATCCCGCTGCAGCTCACTGTCGAACTCGGCCGGACCAAGATGCTCGTGAAGGACGTCCTGCAGCTCAGCCAGGGGGCGGTGGTGGAGCTGACCAAGCTGGCGGGGGAGCCCCTCGACGTCTTCGTCAACTCCAAGCTCGTGGCCCGCGGCGAGGCAGTGGTGGTGAACGAGAAGTTCGGCGTCCGCCTCGTCGACATCGTGAGCCCCAACGAGCGGGTGGAGAAGGTGCTGTGA
- the fliM gene encoding flagellar motor switch protein FliM, which yields MEKILTKQEIEALLAAVFEGKIEPDKELAKTEGAAVHSYDLFNSEAKGNIPNLDIIYDGFIRYQRGTLSNRLGRIVEIKKMGAGSYKFDDFIQTLPSPVAMAIYKAEPLKGAALIAFDSTLVFTIVDCILGGTGTSALPSTNRMFTSIELKLVSKIVKDALADLEKAWAPLYATKMSLLRMEMNPRLVNIVPPEYQVVTMEMQIQIDEIVGKMVFAVPIMTIEPVREKLKSGTQFDMMAIDPQWSYRLSRELLEAPLGVSVEVGGAVISLDDLLNLTPGDTIMLDTPCTSNLRVKVGGVEKFSGTPGLRHGNKAIQIAAINGKGRAQ from the coding sequence ATGGAGAAAATCCTCACCAAACAGGAGATCGAGGCGCTGCTCGCAGCCGTCTTCGAGGGGAAGATCGAGCCCGACAAGGAGCTGGCGAAGACGGAAGGGGCCGCCGTTCACTCCTATGATCTCTTCAACAGTGAGGCCAAGGGGAACATCCCCAACCTCGACATCATCTACGACGGTTTCATCCGCTACCAGCGGGGGACCCTGTCGAACCGTCTCGGGCGCATCGTCGAGATCAAGAAGATGGGGGCCGGTTCCTACAAGTTCGACGACTTCATCCAGACCCTCCCCTCGCCGGTCGCCATGGCGATCTACAAGGCCGAACCCCTCAAGGGGGCGGCGCTCATCGCCTTCGACAGCACCCTGGTCTTCACCATCGTCGACTGCATCCTCGGCGGCACCGGCACCTCGGCGCTGCCGAGCACCAACCGGATGTTCACCTCCATCGAGCTGAAGCTCGTCTCGAAGATCGTGAAGGACGCCCTCGCCGATCTGGAGAAGGCGTGGGCCCCGCTCTACGCCACGAAGATGAGCCTGCTCCGGATGGAGATGAACCCCCGGCTCGTCAACATCGTTCCCCCCGAGTACCAGGTGGTGACGATGGAGATGCAGATCCAGATCGACGAGATCGTGGGGAAGATGGTCTTCGCCGTCCCCATCATGACCATCGAGCCGGTGAGGGAGAAGCTCAAGTCCGGCACCCAGTTCGACATGATGGCCATCGACCCCCAGTGGTCGTACCGGCTGTCGCGGGAGCTCCTGGAGGCCCCCCTCGGCGTCTCGGTGGAGGTGGGTGGGGCAGTCATCAGCCTCGACGACCTCCTCAATCTGACCCCCGGCGATACCATCATGCTTGACACCCCCTGCACCAGCAACCTCCGGGTGAAGGTGGGGGGGGTCGAGAAATTTTCCGGCACGCCGGGGCTGCGGCACGGCAACAAGGCGATCCAGATCGCCGCTATCAACGGTAAAGGGAGAGCGCAGTGA
- a CDS encoding flagellar basal body-associated FliL family protein has product MASDEKAPAEGAPKNNKKLFIIIGAAAVVVIALAVVFMGGGKKEKGKEGEAEAKVEQKAEAGKEGGGHGGKEGEKGGAAANIFAMEPFIVNIYDGQEIRYLRTKIEFETAGPAAKADIEARQAPLRDAILVLLTTKTLQDVQDLQGKNQLRDEIMVAVNKILPPGKVNKVYFTDFVVQ; this is encoded by the coding sequence ATGGCTTCCGACGAGAAGGCGCCTGCCGAAGGCGCGCCCAAGAACAACAAGAAACTCTTTATCATCATCGGGGCTGCGGCCGTGGTGGTGATCGCCCTTGCCGTGGTCTTCATGGGGGGTGGGAAGAAGGAGAAGGGGAAGGAAGGCGAGGCCGAGGCGAAGGTGGAGCAGAAGGCCGAGGCCGGGAAGGAAGGGGGAGGCCACGGCGGCAAGGAGGGCGAGAAGGGGGGCGCGGCGGCCAACATCTTTGCCATGGAGCCGTTCATCGTCAATATCTATGACGGCCAGGAGATCCGCTACCTCCGGACGAAGATCGAGTTCGAAACCGCCGGCCCCGCCGCGAAGGCTGACATCGAGGCCCGCCAGGCGCCGCTGCGCGATGCGATTCTCGTCCTTCTCACCACCAAGACCCTCCAGGACGTGCAGGACCTCCAGGGGAAAAACCAGCTGCGCGACGAGATCATGGTTGCCGTGAACAAGATCCTGCCGCCGGGCAAGGTGAACAAGGTCTATTTCACCGATTTCGTGGTGCAATAA
- the flgF gene encoding flagellar basal-body rod protein FlgF — protein sequence MSVTSAMYTGISGLAANGEAMSVIGNNISNVNTTGFKSGRMLFSDVLSSTISGGSQIGRGVQIQAVQNDFSQGSFESTQSSTDLAIQGDSFFVVQNSNGRYYTRAGAFNFDKDKVLVNPDGYQVQGYGIIPGTGQSNGVLGAINLTSFASTPPKQTANVKMVVNLDSTQTTPALPWDPTNPVATSNFSTSLSVYDSLGNAHTATAYFRKTAANAWDWHVIIPDATAGTPGSVTTPINGTLAFSSTGALTAQTPTAGTAQNITFANGSTVPQPVLFDLGVGATTQYASASIVSSQTQDGYYQGTLTKVTIDDKGYVNGVYSNGQLQKLYQVALAKFSSNDGLSKSGGSLFEETLASGQPMLSNAATPGVGKILSNSLEQSNVDMAAQFVKMITTQRGYSANSKTITTADEMLQEVLGLKR from the coding sequence ATGAGCGTTACGTCCGCAATGTATACGGGCATCAGCGGCCTCGCGGCCAACGGCGAGGCGATGTCCGTCATCGGCAACAACATCTCCAACGTCAACACCACCGGCTTCAAGTCGGGGAGGATGCTCTTCTCCGACGTCCTCTCCAGCACCATCAGCGGCGGCTCCCAGATCGGGCGCGGCGTGCAGATCCAGGCGGTGCAGAACGATTTCAGCCAGGGCTCCTTCGAGAGTACCCAGAGCTCCACCGACCTCGCCATCCAGGGCGATTCCTTCTTCGTGGTGCAGAACAGCAACGGTCGCTACTACACCCGGGCCGGCGCCTTCAACTTCGACAAGGACAAGGTCCTCGTCAATCCCGACGGCTACCAGGTGCAGGGGTACGGGATCATCCCCGGAACCGGCCAGTCCAACGGGGTTCTCGGGGCCATCAATCTGACCAGCTTTGCCTCCACCCCCCCGAAACAGACCGCCAACGTGAAGATGGTGGTGAACCTCGACTCCACCCAGACCACGCCGGCCCTCCCCTGGGATCCGACCAACCCGGTGGCGACCTCCAACTTCTCCACCAGCCTCTCGGTTTACGACTCCCTGGGGAATGCCCACACGGCCACCGCCTACTTCCGCAAGACTGCGGCCAACGCCTGGGACTGGCACGTCATCATCCCCGACGCCACCGCCGGTACTCCGGGGAGCGTCACCACCCCCATCAACGGCACCCTGGCCTTCAGCAGCACCGGCGCCCTCACCGCCCAGACCCCGACGGCCGGCACGGCCCAGAACATCACCTTCGCCAACGGTTCCACCGTTCCCCAGCCGGTCCTGTTCGACCTCGGCGTCGGCGCCACCACCCAGTATGCCAGCGCCTCCATCGTCTCCTCCCAGACCCAGGACGGCTACTACCAGGGGACCCTCACCAAGGTCACCATCGACGACAAGGGGTACGTGAACGGCGTCTACTCCAACGGCCAGCTCCAGAAACTCTACCAGGTGGCCCTCGCCAAGTTCTCGTCCAATGACGGCCTCTCCAAGTCAGGAGGAAGCCTTTTCGAGGAGACCCTCGCCTCCGGCCAGCCGATGCTCTCCAATGCGGCGACCCCGGGGGTCGGCAAGATCCTCTCCAACTCCCTGGAGCAGTCCAACGTCGACATGGCGGCCCAGTTCGTCAAGATGATCACCACCCAGCGGGGCTACTCCGCCAACTCCAAGACGATCACCACCGCCGACGAGATGCTGCAGGAAGTCCTCGGCCTCAAGCGGTAA
- a CDS encoding TIGR02530 family flagellar biosynthesis protein, which produces MIDKIFFPEPLPINPGQKPAQPQTPKTGEKKGDFARILDGKLPAQGVKFSSHAQERLRARGISLSENDLRKLEGAVDSVAQKGGRESLIMMGDAALVVSVTNRTVITAMDRASMQGNVFTNIDSAVVF; this is translated from the coding sequence ATGATCGACAAGATCTTTTTTCCCGAACCACTTCCCATAAACCCGGGACAGAAACCGGCGCAGCCCCAGACCCCGAAGACGGGCGAGAAGAAAGGCGACTTTGCCCGGATCCTCGACGGAAAACTTCCGGCACAGGGGGTCAAATTTTCCAGCCATGCCCAGGAACGACTCAGGGCGCGGGGGATCAGCCTCAGCGAGAACGATCTCAGGAAGCTGGAGGGGGCGGTTGACAGCGTGGCCCAGAAGGGTGGGCGCGAATCGCTCATCATGATGGGGGACGCCGCGCTGGTGGTGAGCGTCACGAACCGGACGGTCATCACTGCCATGGACCGGGCAAGCATGCAGGGGAATGTGTTCACGAACATCGATTCCGCAGTGGTCTTTTAA
- a CDS encoding flagellar hook assembly protein FlgD, with protein sequence MVTGVTNDTTAAAAAMKKSTGMNKDDFLKLFITQLQNQDPLKPQDSSQFIAQLAQLTQVEQAYNTNTNLQSLLSAMNGASNLSAVSFIGKAIKADSDQLNLTAGSAATVGYRLPANASQVQVGIADATGKTVRTITLGATAAGDGSLAWDGRDSSGNSLPSGSYTVTVTGINSDGTQFSGSPLLLGKVDGVTLEGSEPSITVSGISVPISKILSVKG encoded by the coding sequence ATGGTTACCGGCGTAACAAACGACACGACCGCAGCAGCTGCGGCCATGAAAAAGTCGACCGGCATGAACAAGGACGACTTCCTGAAGCTCTTCATAACCCAACTCCAGAACCAGGACCCGCTCAAGCCCCAGGACAGCTCCCAGTTCATCGCGCAACTGGCCCAGCTGACCCAGGTGGAGCAGGCCTACAACACCAACACCAACCTGCAGAGCCTTCTTAGCGCCATGAACGGCGCCTCGAACCTCTCGGCGGTTTCGTTCATCGGCAAGGCAATCAAGGCCGACAGCGACCAGCTGAATCTCACCGCAGGAAGCGCAGCTACCGTTGGCTACCGGCTCCCGGCCAATGCCAGTCAGGTGCAGGTCGGCATTGCTGACGCAACTGGCAAGACGGTCCGGACCATAACCCTCGGCGCCACGGCGGCGGGCGATGGCTCCCTGGCCTGGGATGGCAGGGACAGCAGTGGAAATTCCCTTCCCTCCGGCAGCTACACCGTCACCGTTACCGGCATCAACAGTGACGGCACGCAGTTTTCGGGGAGCCCGCTGCTCCTCGGGAAGGTGGACGGAGTGACCCTCGAAGGGTCGGAGCCTTCCATAACGGTCAGCGGCATTTCGGTGCCGATCTCGAAAATACTCTCGGTAAAGGGGTGA
- a CDS encoding flagellar hook-length control protein FliK, giving the protein MQIMQLLQIVPQATSPNGAASEAPAAPTADSSLFAALFAGLVVRPVEAASAAPLPDVTSAAPHEDAKTGTTDEEGATAAAQAVQAAQTALISPFVTLPSLPLPEGASVASAAPLATPAVAAAPKTADNAVVTPKTELPIPLAVPLAIPAGEAKTAAPIPALGPETASAQPGTAQPASPAVSAPPAAETPPVLKGDVEVLRVALDTTALKKEVVGNQPELQTMESIPANQDVSLPKPQDVRTLGPAAAYPDRIPAIARGTDHPLRAAHAAPAEAAEGEAPAASREGVSGGGATLRNVEVIVKDEAGEQQSAGNHDSGSRKESVAVKDHTISPPVQEGAKGFETSMPTKATTTSEPSRALHDSVMAQVKEGIAARQGNGNGEITVRLNPVDLGELRINVRVVDQHVKVEVLAANSQVRDILLNNLDSLKDNFSRQNLTMSGFDVSTGTGQGFDQFFRGGREAGQGVYRGHSGSGPAPDDAVVTAQNSDYYYTDRRDNSLVDLRF; this is encoded by the coding sequence ATGCAAATCATGCAGTTGCTCCAGATCGTTCCGCAGGCCACATCGCCGAACGGCGCCGCATCTGAAGCCCCTGCCGCTCCCACTGCCGATTCCTCGCTCTTCGCCGCGCTCTTCGCCGGGCTGGTTGTTCGCCCCGTCGAGGCCGCTTCCGCCGCACCGCTTCCCGACGTCACCTCCGCGGCTCCTCACGAAGATGCGAAAACCGGCACCACCGACGAGGAGGGTGCCACCGCAGCCGCTCAGGCTGTACAAGCAGCCCAGACCGCCCTGATCTCCCCCTTCGTCACGCTCCCGTCCCTGCCGCTCCCGGAGGGGGCTTCCGTCGCTTCCGCGGCACCACTGGCGACCCCTGCGGTCGCTGCCGCACCGAAAACGGCCGATAACGCCGTTGTCACCCCGAAGACGGAACTGCCCATCCCCCTGGCGGTCCCCCTTGCCATTCCGGCGGGGGAGGCGAAAACCGCTGCCCCGATCCCGGCCCTCGGCCCGGAGACGGCATCGGCCCAGCCCGGGACCGCGCAACCGGCATCGCCAGCCGTTTCGGCACCGCCGGCCGCAGAGACGCCGCCCGTACTCAAGGGCGACGTGGAGGTCCTCCGGGTGGCGCTCGATACGACGGCGCTGAAGAAGGAGGTGGTGGGGAACCAGCCGGAACTCCAGACGATGGAGAGCATTCCGGCGAACCAGGACGTATCGCTCCCTAAACCGCAGGATGTCCGGACCCTCGGTCCTGCCGCAGCCTATCCCGACCGGATACCCGCCATCGCGCGGGGAACCGATCATCCGCTTCGCGCGGCCCATGCCGCACCGGCGGAGGCAGCCGAAGGGGAAGCACCTGCCGCTTCCCGGGAGGGTGTTTCCGGGGGGGGTGCCACGCTCCGGAACGTCGAGGTAATCGTCAAGGACGAGGCCGGCGAACAGCAGTCGGCGGGGAACCACGACTCCGGCAGCCGGAAGGAATCGGTGGCAGTTAAGGATCACACCATTTCGCCCCCCGTTCAGGAGGGTGCCAAGGGGTTCGAAACTTCCATGCCGACCAAAGCCACGACGACGTCAGAGCCGTCGCGGGCCCTGCACGACAGTGTCATGGCCCAGGTGAAGGAAGGGATTGCGGCCCGCCAGGGGAACGGCAACGGCGAGATCACGGTCCGGCTCAATCCGGTGGATCTGGGAGAGCTTCGGATCAACGTCCGGGTGGTCGACCAGCACGTGAAGGTTGAGGTGCTGGCGGCAAACAGCCAGGTGCGGGATATCCTCCTCAACAACCTGGACTCCCTGAAGGACAACTTTTCGCGGCAGAACCTGACCATGTCCGGCTTCGACGTGTCGACCGGCACCGGCCAGGGATTCGACCAGTTCTTCCGCGGGGGGAGGGAGGCAGGCCAGGGTGTCTACCGCGGCCATTCCGGCAGCGGACCGGCACCGGACGACGCCGTCGTCACGGCTCAGAACTCAGACTACTACTACACCGACCGGCGGGACAATTCCCTGGTCGATCTCCGATTCTAG
- a CDS encoding MotE family protein, with translation MRLAFWIPVLAASGALLLAPPLSSPPASAVQAAGSEAAKHPAPHGTAPATGVKGAASETAALEIKRQQLAAREASLAIKEQELKNLAATLDARVKELEAAKASLDQSLDARKKVQKTEYQKMLKVYKALKPDEAVKLLDKMDEEQALELLNEMDQKRVAKLLPLIKPERALKWTRQNMAAK, from the coding sequence ATGCGGCTTGCCTTCTGGATACCGGTTCTGGCGGCGTCGGGGGCGCTCCTCCTCGCGCCGCCGCTCTCTTCTCCCCCCGCCAGCGCGGTCCAGGCCGCGGGGAGCGAGGCGGCGAAGCACCCGGCCCCCCACGGGACTGCGCCGGCCACCGGCGTCAAGGGGGCCGCCAGCGAAACGGCCGCCCTGGAGATCAAGCGCCAGCAGCTCGCCGCCCGGGAGGCGTCCCTCGCCATCAAGGAGCAGGAACTCAAGAACCTGGCCGCCACCCTCGATGCCCGGGTGAAGGAGCTGGAGGCGGCCAAGGCGTCCCTCGACCAGTCCCTCGATGCCCGGAAGAAGGTCCAGAAGACCGAATACCAGAAGATGCTCAAGGTCTACAAGGCCCTCAAGCCCGACGAGGCGGTGAAGCTCCTCGACAAGATGGACGAGGAGCAGGCCCTGGAGCTTCTGAACGAGATGGACCAGAAGCGGGTCGCCAAACTCCTGCCGCTCATCAAGCCGGAACGGGCACTGAAGTGGACCCGCCAGAACATGGCGGCGAAGTAG
- the fliJ gene encoding flagellar export protein FliJ, whose protein sequence is MMHKQGFQLQQVLNYRKEVEKVRKVEFATAKREFESATELLDRHEAEADRARVEYNNKQAAGITASELQMYGDFFLRKRSDIQSQRLQVDTLGREMTEKREVLLDAAKEKKALELLKEKQMLAFRREMAAKERAFLEELAVQKKVAR, encoded by the coding sequence ATGATGCACAAACAGGGATTCCAGCTGCAGCAGGTCCTTAACTACCGGAAGGAAGTCGAGAAGGTCCGCAAGGTGGAGTTCGCCACCGCCAAGCGCGAGTTCGAGAGCGCCACGGAGCTTCTCGACCGCCACGAGGCCGAGGCCGACCGGGCCCGGGTGGAGTACAACAACAAGCAGGCGGCGGGGATTACCGCCAGCGAACTGCAGATGTACGGCGACTTTTTTCTGAGAAAGAGGAGCGACATTCAGTCGCAGCGGCTTCAGGTCGATACCCTGGGCCGGGAGATGACCGAGAAGCGGGAAGTGCTCCTGGATGCCGCCAAGGAGAAGAAGGCCCTGGAGCTCCTGAAGGAGAAGCAGATGCTCGCCTTCCGGCGCGAGATGGCCGCGAAGGAGCGGGCATTCCTGGAAGAGCTTGCCGTGCAGAAAAAGGTCGCCCGCTGA